A window of the Haloarcula litorea genome harbors these coding sequences:
- a CDS encoding class I SAM-dependent methyltransferase, protein MPSKVNSALEILQQEGPVPLAQKTSLFLARQTSAGRQILYEKSKDQIRERMDAEEGLEDILDTVLDVKPGYPPYEVFTMQLRDEIKTLTNLVEKERPQSVLEIGTAKGGSFYIWSRHLDSVNRLISLDLPGGRFGGGYDEQKTEIFREFSPSKKMDFVRADSHQSATYDEVSDLVDGGIDFLFIDGDHTYEGVKQDFEMYSELVSEGGIIALHDIVTHPNNEEVVKRRRQNVEDIEERHLSWGESAPDCNVDQFWTELVEEYDTEEIISHPKQTWAGIGVVRL, encoded by the coding sequence ATGCCATCCAAAGTGAACTCCGCCCTAGAGATTCTACAACAGGAGGGGCCGGTCCCTCTCGCTCAGAAGACCTCACTCTTTCTGGCTCGACAAACATCTGCCGGGAGACAGATTTTATATGAAAAATCGAAGGACCAGATCCGGGAGCGAATGGACGCCGAGGAGGGGCTGGAGGATATTTTAGATACTGTGTTAGATGTCAAACCCGGTTACCCCCCCTATGAGGTTTTCACGATGCAATTGAGAGACGAGATCAAGACCCTAACTAACCTCGTTGAGAAAGAACGACCTCAGAGCGTCTTGGAAATCGGTACTGCAAAGGGGGGATCATTCTACATCTGGAGTCGCCATCTTGACAGCGTTAATAGACTAATAAGCCTGGATTTGCCAGGTGGAAGGTTTGGTGGTGGATATGATGAGCAAAAGACCGAGATCTTCCGGGAATTCTCACCTTCTAAGAAAATGGATTTCGTAAGGGCTGACTCACATCAATCTGCCACATATGATGAAGTTTCTGATCTTGTTGATGGCGGTATTGATTTTCTATTTATCGACGGAGATCACACGTATGAAGGAGTCAAACAGGACTTTGAGATGTATAGTGAGTTAGTTTCCGAAGGTGGCATTATCGCGCTACATGATATTGTCACTCACCCAAATAATGAGGAAGTAGTCAAAAGACGACGACAGAATGTGGAAGATATTGAAGAGCGCCATCTCTCGTGGGGTGAAAGTGCTCCCGACTGTAATGTTGACCAGTTTTGGACTGAGTTAGTTGAGGAATATGATACAGAAGAGATTATTTCTCATCCAAAACAAACGTGGGCAGGAATCGGTGTAGTTCGTCTGTAA
- a CDS encoding transposase — MSDDDLFNGLDVSWETGDSSDAEDNFVAGTNLKKTSDESVYGDQPDVKVATLGDPIPIEEQLRDALQRGLSPREAVARIGVFRTTRFELGVDGLARDLTDTEAQRLILGQELTGTPSYRLEEQMDDHAVHEEMNVSERVSERTIDNIRDRIPDEKLARFETAAENVARWAEDESVEMADLRDAPDPEAVADGIDAPELVKLTRAMKTTGYACIQLGRTDPYYDKWEVFKPYELASHHNIHPNNARDSLQQKPYYWARKTPTSKALWNQVRESSRGQFRAMFICAFEQYLDLLDRYNLLPGRPDLAVDLTGWPWFGKIDDEDMPDEECEQPGAVEGTKPGRNYSHSWQFATVSLVGTPVPMTFAARSVERRNRRAYHLNQLLNYSEAKFDVGRVFLDKDFYTTKVKDELKERDQDFVITAPRNIGAFKDLIVGTELREDSWNSQPYEVGIGASDAADHYLFVNPSEKRLKRADTGLEDPKNWEAFYTNIDPESVDGGGAALAADYRLRWGIETAYRMLKHDFMPKSATPMQNQRVFLFNWAILLNNMWMGANVLAAANKRDYVPHEADEPLRVKDDQGNYEYTANEFMTALVNDLHPTDIGEVDDLSEKSDILADASGLDLST, encoded by the coding sequence ATGTCGGACGATGACCTATTCAACGGGCTCGACGTCTCGTGGGAGACTGGCGATTCGTCCGACGCTGAAGACAACTTCGTAGCAGGCACCAATCTAAAGAAGACTTCTGACGAGAGCGTCTACGGCGACCAGCCCGACGTCAAGGTCGCTACGCTTGGTGACCCAATTCCGATTGAGGAGCAGCTACGCGACGCCCTCCAGCGCGGTCTCTCCCCGCGCGAAGCTGTCGCCCGTATCGGGGTGTTCCGCACTACTCGGTTCGAACTCGGTGTTGACGGCCTCGCCCGTGACCTCACCGACACCGAAGCCCAACGTCTGATTCTCGGCCAAGAACTCACTGGTACGCCGTCCTACAGGCTCGAAGAGCAGATGGACGACCACGCGGTCCACGAGGAGATGAATGTCTCCGAGCGCGTCAGTGAGCGCACCATCGACAACATCCGGGACCGCATTCCCGACGAGAAACTCGCACGCTTCGAAACCGCGGCGGAGAACGTCGCGCGGTGGGCCGAAGACGAGAGTGTTGAGATGGCCGATCTTCGTGACGCGCCTGACCCAGAGGCCGTGGCCGACGGCATAGACGCGCCGGAACTCGTGAAGCTCACGCGGGCAATGAAGACGACTGGCTACGCCTGCATCCAACTTGGCCGCACGGACCCGTACTACGACAAGTGGGAGGTGTTCAAGCCGTACGAACTCGCGTCCCACCATAACATCCACCCGAACAACGCCCGTGATAGCCTCCAGCAGAAACCGTACTACTGGGCGCGGAAGACACCGACCTCGAAGGCACTCTGGAATCAGGTACGAGAGTCCTCACGCGGCCAGTTTCGGGCGATGTTCATCTGTGCCTTCGAGCAGTATCTGGACCTGCTCGACCGCTACAATCTGCTTCCCGGCCGGCCCGATCTTGCCGTAGACCTCACCGGGTGGCCGTGGTTCGGAAAGATTGACGACGAAGACATGCCGGACGAAGAATGCGAACAGCCCGGTGCCGTCGAAGGGACGAAGCCCGGCCGGAACTACTCGCACTCGTGGCAGTTCGCCACCGTCTCGCTCGTTGGAACGCCGGTGCCGATGACGTTCGCCGCGCGGTCGGTCGAACGTCGAAACCGCCGGGCCTACCACTTGAACCAGCTACTGAACTACTCGGAAGCGAAGTTCGATGTCGGGCGCGTGTTCCTCGACAAGGACTTCTACACTACGAAGGTCAAGGACGAACTGAAGGAGCGTGACCAAGACTTCGTCATCACCGCGCCGCGGAACATAGGCGCGTTCAAGGACCTCATCGTAGGCACAGAACTCCGAGAGGACTCGTGGAACTCTCAGCCATACGAAGTCGGAATCGGCGCGTCCGACGCCGCCGACCACTATCTGTTCGTGAACCCGTCGGAGAAGCGGCTGAAGCGGGCCGACACCGGCCTCGAAGACCCGAAGAACTGGGAAGCGTTCTACACGAACATCGACCCGGAGAGTGTCGATGGTGGCGGTGCGGCGCTGGCCGCCGACTACCGACTCCGGTGGGGTATCGAAACAGCGTATCGGATGCTGAAACACGACTTCATGCCGAAATCAGCGACGCCGATGCAGAACCAGCGCGTGTTCCTGTTCAACTGGGCGATCCTTCTGAACAACATGTGGATGGGCGCGAACGTACTCGCGGCGGCGAACAAGCGGGACTACGTCCCCCACGAGGCTGACGAGCCGTTGCGAGTGAAGGACGACCAAGGGAACTACGAGTACACGGCGAACGAATTCATGACCGCGCTCGTCAATGATCTTCACCCGACGGACATCGGTGAAGTGGACGACCTCTCAGAAAAGAGTGACATCTTAGCGGACGCCAGCGGCCTTGATCTGTCCACCTGA
- a CDS encoding sulfatase-like hydrolase/transferase: MRFLDREIARFFSGLETSGQYGDALVIVVSDHGEGFGQKGVQSHQ; the protein is encoded by the coding sequence ATTCGGTTTCTGGACCGTGAGATTGCCAGATTCTTTTCGGGATTGGAAACGTCAGGTCAGTATGGCGACGCGCTGGTAATCGTGGTTTCCGACCACGGGGAAGGGTTCGGACAAAAAGGTGTGCAGAGCCATCAGTAG
- a CDS encoding glycosyltransferase family 4 protein, with the protein MKISILSPDLSENGLGRAYLLAQLLEQDYEVEIIGPELGGGIWEPVADEYKYKSVPMSKFAYNFVRKYPAISKQITGDVVYASKPRMTSFGWGLVHVVRERKPLVLDIDDWESGFYYDRDHARILSHIKYFPHLADLNSLNYNRVLERLSTYADELTVSNSFLQDKFGGTVIPHVRDTAAFNPGLYDKAALRAEFGLPADKQLVLFSGTPRPHKGLDDLITAMEQLERPDASLLIVGASDSDYVRELRSRAGDQVLFRGQQPFEDIPKWIAAADVFAIPQKDVFSTKGQLPAKLFDAMAMGKAIVATAVSDVPEILADAGMLVTPESPAELSSAIEMLLDDGDLRAEFERKARERCVEQYSYEAMAPRLTEVIEEAA; encoded by the coding sequence GTGAAGATTTCTATTCTCTCACCGGACCTCTCTGAGAACGGTCTCGGTCGGGCGTATCTCCTCGCGCAACTGCTTGAGCAGGACTACGAAGTTGAGATAATCGGCCCGGAACTCGGCGGCGGAATCTGGGAACCCGTGGCAGACGAGTATAAATATAAATCGGTCCCGATGAGCAAGTTCGCGTACAACTTCGTGAGAAAATATCCAGCGATATCGAAGCAAATCACGGGTGATGTGGTCTACGCGTCGAAACCAAGGATGACGAGCTTCGGGTGGGGACTGGTACACGTGGTCCGTGAACGAAAACCGCTTGTACTGGACATCGATGACTGGGAATCTGGATTTTACTATGACCGTGACCACGCTCGCATCCTGTCGCACATCAAATATTTCCCCCATCTTGCAGATCTGAACTCGCTGAACTACAATCGGGTCTTGGAGCGGCTATCCACCTATGCGGACGAACTGACGGTATCGAACAGTTTCTTGCAGGACAAGTTCGGCGGAACGGTGATTCCACACGTCAGAGATACAGCGGCTTTCAACCCTGGTCTGTACGATAAAGCGGCACTCCGAGCTGAGTTCGGGTTACCAGCTGACAAACAGCTTGTCTTGTTCAGCGGGACGCCACGCCCTCACAAGGGTCTCGACGATTTGATAACAGCGATGGAGCAGTTGGAGCGGCCGGATGCGTCGCTGCTGATTGTCGGGGCAAGCGATTCAGACTACGTACGGGAGTTGCGGTCACGGGCCGGAGACCAGGTGCTATTCCGTGGCCAGCAACCGTTCGAGGATATCCCGAAGTGGATCGCTGCGGCTGACGTCTTCGCCATTCCACAGAAAGATGTCTTTAGCACCAAGGGACAGCTTCCCGCGAAGCTGTTCGATGCGATGGCGATGGGAAAAGCAATCGTGGCCACGGCCGTTTCCGACGTTCCAGAGATACTGGCCGACGCTGGGATGCTGGTCACCCCCGAATCGCCGGCTGAATTATCTTCGGCCATCGAGATGCTGCTAGACGACGGGGACCTGCGGGCCGAGTTCGAGCGAAAGGCCAGAGAGCGTTGTGTGGAGCAGTACAGCTACGAGGCTATGGCGCCACGGCTCACCGAGGTTATTGAGGAAGCCGCTTGA
- a CDS encoding flippase, translating to MNLVRSALKIFSANVVSSVLSFLAIVLFSQELGAAPLGTYYPFLALLGLLAIPADFGISAATEKRLSEGSDPGSFLSTALVLKLPPLVLIGTLIILAQTQINQYLGEDIALLLVVVLFVQEGANMSLSVLRGELRTGQTALVRILRPVGFLTVGYLLIAQGYGLIALIYGYLAGTVAMLVAGWWRVSTSFARPKISHARSLFDYGKFSVVSSLGGYFYSWMDVAILSLFVSLELTATRADIGAYENAWRVSMIVLLLGRAIATTIFPQMSKWDAEDATDRIENVLPTAMLPALLIVIPAFAGTIVLSDEILRILFGPEFTTAWLVLIILMGEKIFQAVHIMLGRSLQALDNPDLAAYATAVAITVNLVLNVVLIWQFGIAGAAVATAISFVVNTGLHTHYLNKFITVDFPVAEMLWSVAASVVMAFVLYRIQLLMTITDIVELLAVVTCGVVIYGLVLFSSETIRVRVSDALRPVVDGLT from the coding sequence ATGAATCTCGTTCGTTCAGCGTTGAAGATCTTTTCAGCGAACGTTGTCTCCTCTGTCCTCTCGTTTCTAGCGATTGTGCTTTTCTCTCAAGAACTGGGTGCGGCACCGCTCGGGACGTATTATCCGTTTCTCGCGTTGCTGGGTCTGCTCGCCATACCTGCGGACTTCGGAATCAGCGCCGCTACGGAGAAACGTCTCAGCGAGGGGAGTGATCCGGGGTCATTCCTTAGTACGGCCTTAGTGCTGAAGCTGCCACCGCTAGTACTCATCGGTACTCTCATTATCCTCGCCCAGACCCAAATAAATCAGTATCTCGGCGAGGATATTGCCCTGTTACTTGTCGTCGTCTTATTCGTGCAGGAAGGGGCCAACATGTCGCTGTCCGTCCTTCGTGGTGAACTCCGGACGGGACAGACGGCTCTCGTACGGATACTCAGACCAGTCGGGTTCCTCACAGTCGGCTACCTCCTCATCGCGCAGGGGTACGGTCTCATAGCCCTCATCTACGGTTATCTCGCTGGCACCGTCGCTATGCTCGTTGCTGGCTGGTGGCGCGTCTCAACGTCGTTCGCCCGGCCGAAGATATCGCACGCCCGCTCGCTGTTTGATTACGGAAAGTTCAGTGTCGTCTCGTCACTCGGTGGCTACTTCTACAGCTGGATGGACGTGGCGATTCTCTCCTTGTTCGTCTCGCTAGAACTAACTGCTACTCGCGCTGATATTGGGGCCTACGAGAACGCTTGGCGCGTTTCGATGATTGTCCTGCTGCTCGGCCGCGCAATCGCGACGACTATTTTCCCCCAGATGAGCAAGTGGGACGCCGAAGACGCGACTGACCGAATAGAAAACGTACTCCCGACGGCTATGCTTCCGGCACTGCTTATTGTCATTCCAGCCTTCGCAGGCACTATCGTCCTGTCCGATGAAATCCTTCGGATACTCTTTGGTCCGGAGTTCACCACGGCGTGGCTCGTGTTGATTATCCTGATGGGTGAGAAAATATTCCAGGCAGTCCACATAATGCTGGGCCGGTCACTCCAAGCACTTGACAACCCAGATCTCGCGGCCTACGCGACCGCCGTCGCGATTACCGTGAACCTAGTCCTGAACGTCGTCCTGATCTGGCAGTTCGGTATCGCCGGCGCCGCGGTGGCGACTGCCATCTCATTCGTGGTCAACACCGGCCTGCATACCCACTACCTGAACAAGTTCATCACCGTTGATTTCCCCGTCGCCGAAATGCTCTGGTCCGTCGCTGCGTCCGTCGTGATGGCATTCGTACTATACAGAATCCAACTCCTGATGACGATCACCGATATCGTTGAACTGTTAGCCGTCGTGACCTGTGGCGTGGTTATCTATGGGCTCGTACTGTTCTCCTCCGAGACGATTCGCGTAAGAGTGTCAGACGCGCTCCGACCCGTGGTAGACGGACTGACGTAA
- a CDS encoding glycosyltransferase family 4 protein, producing MKTEQQTVLFVSHSSGLYGGERSLLDLISMCPADIKPIVLVPSEGKLTKRLERRDVDYLKVPYTLWISPPKFFPVLGPAHLAKNLIGYLLMRSSLEEYDIDVVYTNTIAAPMGGLVAEYLSVPNIWHIREFVEEDHNRWFDLGKRITTEFIERSSSTVVYNSNAVERKYTSFFDDPRERVVYNGPISADKLDERNIRTSGIAGPVDIVIVGSIRQGKNQIEAIEMLGEAAERDIDIELTIVGDGDSGYIKSCQARADKLGVSDQVHWEGYQDEVADYYRETDVTLVPSKSEAFGRVVVEAMSYGSPVLARDAGALPELITHGETGLLYTTITELLDHIDELRTDDTLPQRLSANGLEHVRDNFTKEAYASKIYSIIRSEILTQST from the coding sequence GTGAAAACCGAACAGCAGACCGTCCTCTTTGTGTCTCATTCTTCTGGTCTATATGGGGGAGAGCGTTCCTTACTGGACTTGATATCGATGTGTCCAGCGGATATCAAGCCGATAGTACTAGTCCCGTCGGAGGGGAAACTAACTAAAAGATTAGAACGCAGGGACGTAGACTACCTGAAGGTGCCATACACACTGTGGATTTCCCCGCCGAAATTCTTCCCAGTTCTCGGACCTGCCCATTTGGCGAAAAATCTAATCGGGTATCTATTGATGCGGTCGTCACTTGAGGAGTACGATATCGATGTCGTGTACACGAATACGATTGCAGCACCGATGGGCGGTCTCGTAGCCGAGTATCTCTCAGTACCTAACATCTGGCACATTCGAGAGTTCGTTGAGGAAGACCACAACCGCTGGTTCGATCTCGGAAAGAGAATCACGACCGAGTTTATTGAGCGGAGCTCCAGCACGGTTGTTTACAATTCGAACGCGGTTGAGCGCAAGTACACCTCGTTTTTCGACGACCCCAGAGAGCGCGTTGTTTACAATGGTCCAATATCTGCTGACAAACTGGATGAGCGTAATATTCGAACGTCTGGAATCGCCGGTCCAGTTGACATAGTAATAGTCGGGTCCATCCGCCAGGGAAAGAACCAGATAGAAGCCATCGAAATGCTCGGCGAGGCCGCGGAGCGCGATATTGATATCGAGTTGACTATCGTTGGGGATGGCGACAGCGGGTACATCAAAAGCTGCCAGGCGCGCGCCGACAAACTTGGCGTCTCGGATCAGGTCCACTGGGAAGGATATCAGGACGAGGTAGCTGATTATTACCGGGAGACGGACGTCACGCTGGTCCCATCCAAGTCCGAAGCCTTCGGGCGAGTTGTCGTCGAAGCGATGAGTTACGGGTCGCCTGTCCTCGCGCGTGATGCGGGGGCGTTACCCGAACTAATCACACACGGTGAGACGGGACTTCTTTACACAACTATCACTGAACTTCTGGACCACATCGACGAGCTCCGGACCGACGATACGCTGCCACAGAGACTGTCGGCCAATGGGCTGGAGCACGTCCGAGATAACTTTACGAAGGAAGCATACGCGTCGAAAATATATTCTATTATCCGGTCTGAGATACTCACCCAGTCAACCTGA
- a CDS encoding glycosyltransferase translates to MTKRVLGPNAVGYTVALFLLTARAPFYDIVFIQKVPLPGFYVRFLRLFTPVVYDFDDALFVTKPSEGGRSKWKPLLDSCLSASTAVVAGSAELRTYAEQYADDVFTLPTGIPRDPHVSRQQRAADGEATIGWIGNPENLIYLEAHSESLERVLQDSENTKLLIITAGSFPTKPLADRDDVEYREWSVDTGLDALSEADIGIRPLSEDRWTRSKGGFTSVIQMMALALPVVVTPVGMLSEIVEHKKSGFHAENSTDWETYLNKLVSDETLRQTMGDEAAARVDERGFWAEDKARELAVILRDIRTQRSAPN, encoded by the coding sequence ATGACCAAGCGTGTCCTTGGTCCGAACGCTGTCGGATACACGGTTGCACTGTTCCTGTTGACCGCTCGGGCCCCATTCTACGACATCGTCTTTATCCAGAAGGTCCCGCTGCCAGGATTCTACGTCCGGTTCCTCCGGCTTTTCACGCCTGTTGTATATGATTTCGACGATGCGCTCTTTGTGACGAAACCATCGGAAGGCGGCAGAAGCAAGTGGAAACCACTCTTGGACAGTTGTTTGTCGGCTTCGACGGCAGTAGTGGCCGGGAGTGCGGAACTTCGGACATACGCAGAGCAGTACGCCGACGATGTCTTCACACTCCCCACGGGAATTCCCCGAGATCCCCACGTGAGTCGACAACAGCGAGCGGCCGATGGCGAAGCGACGATCGGATGGATTGGAAATCCTGAAAATCTTATTTATCTGGAGGCACATTCGGAATCGCTCGAAAGAGTGCTACAGGACAGCGAGAACACGAAGCTCCTCATCATAACGGCAGGGTCTTTTCCAACGAAGCCACTTGCCGACCGCGACGATGTCGAGTATCGAGAGTGGAGTGTAGATACCGGGCTAGACGCGCTCTCGGAAGCAGATATTGGTATCCGGCCGTTATCAGAAGACAGGTGGACACGGAGCAAAGGCGGATTCACATCCGTGATTCAGATGATGGCACTCGCACTGCCAGTCGTCGTTACGCCAGTCGGGATGCTCTCAGAGATAGTAGAACACAAGAAGTCGGGGTTCCATGCGGAGAATAGTACGGACTGGGAAACCTACCTGAACAAGCTCGTCAGTGACGAAACGCTCCGCCAGACGATGGGGGACGAAGCCGCCGCTCGCGTTGACGAACGCGGCTTCTGGGCTGAAGACAAGGCCAGAGAGTTAGCAGTAATTCTGCGGGATATCAGAACACAGCGTTCGGCTCCAAACTGA
- a CDS encoding glycosyltransferase family 4 protein, with the protein MVPIASILSERGHEVNIIVPPWDNPDEGGQIYDSDGVTIRHLSVPCQNSLKFPILARKTVDVVSKLSPEVVHAFKPIGISGAVAAYFAARRGTSVVLDTDDWEGNGGQNRRREWGSVIKRVLHYQEVFTPHAVDAVTVASRTLQTQVWGRSVPAAKTFYVPNGQSRDRVNIEDRTGNKIMERLGLSDAPVVLLYTRFFEYDISRLIQIFSQIKAMHPSTVFVVIGKGRDGEHDDFAAEIDRAGLADSTEMLGWVKFDALPDYFAASDVAVYPFADSLINRAKCPAKLTELLLAGLPVVADKVGQISEYIQHDESGLLVQPDTVDPFADKVTALLTDESKRDQIGTTARERILSEYSWGRLTDTVEAAYDYAI; encoded by the coding sequence ATGGTTCCTATCGCTTCTATCCTTTCTGAACGCGGTCACGAAGTCAATATCATCGTCCCTCCCTGGGACAACCCCGACGAAGGGGGGCAAATTTATGATAGCGATGGTGTCACAATCCGTCACCTCTCCGTTCCTTGCCAGAACTCACTCAAATTCCCGATTTTAGCCCGTAAGACAGTCGATGTGGTATCGAAACTGTCGCCCGAAGTGGTCCACGCTTTCAAACCAATCGGTATTTCCGGTGCCGTCGCAGCGTATTTCGCTGCTCGCCGGGGCACTTCAGTTGTCCTCGATACTGACGACTGGGAAGGGAATGGTGGACAGAATAGACGTCGAGAGTGGGGGTCAGTCATCAAACGTGTTCTTCATTATCAGGAGGTGTTCACACCCCACGCGGTAGACGCTGTAACAGTAGCCAGCAGGACGCTCCAGACACAGGTCTGGGGACGCAGTGTGCCAGCTGCCAAAACGTTCTACGTCCCGAACGGACAGTCCAGAGACCGAGTCAATATCGAGGACAGAACCGGTAATAAAATTATGGAACGACTCGGGCTAAGTGATGCCCCAGTCGTACTGTTGTACACGCGGTTTTTCGAATATGACATTAGCCGGCTTATACAGATATTCTCACAAATAAAGGCTATGCATCCGTCGACAGTGTTCGTGGTTATCGGAAAAGGAAGAGACGGTGAACACGATGACTTTGCCGCAGAGATTGACCGGGCCGGATTGGCTGATTCGACGGAAATGCTGGGGTGGGTGAAGTTTGACGCGTTACCAGACTATTTCGCCGCTTCTGACGTGGCTGTGTACCCTTTTGCTGATTCACTGATAAACCGCGCCAAATGTCCGGCCAAATTGACCGAGTTGCTCCTTGCTGGACTCCCCGTCGTCGCCGACAAGGTCGGGCAGATATCCGAATATATCCAGCACGATGAATCCGGATTACTGGTCCAGCCCGACACCGTTGACCCGTTCGCCGACAAGGTCACGGCGCTGCTCACAGACGAGAGCAAGCGAGATCAGATCGGTACTACGGCCCGAGAGCGGATACTATCTGAGTACTCCTGGGGACGGCTCACTGACACAGTGGAAGCGGCATACGATTACGCTATCTGA
- a CDS encoding glycosyltransferase family 2 protein, protein MSALTAPDERSDAETRQIQVSVVLPVYNEEGNLKPLASELSEVLDDEYDRWEVVFVDDGSTDGSYETLADIHDADARFKVVKFRGNFGQSPAIDAGLDYAKGDVVVTMDSDGQNDPADIPKLVAKLDEGYDCVSGWRKDRDDPFTKRFFSRFASGLRQLFLGTDLHDYGCTLKAFRRPAAKDMDLSGEMHRYIPALLNWRGYRIAEVEVNHRPRRNGQTKYSWQRLPKGFLDLVNVWFWQKFSGRPLHIFGGLGILSMVIGTASGLYSAWLKFGAGANLSDTALPLFAVFMVMIGVQFFISGILADIGIKGYQHAKDEEPYRVREVLD, encoded by the coding sequence GTGAGCGCCCTTACAGCTCCCGACGAGCGATCGGACGCCGAGACGCGGCAGATTCAGGTTTCGGTCGTGCTCCCCGTCTACAACGAAGAGGGGAACCTGAAACCACTCGCCTCGGAGCTGTCGGAGGTCCTCGACGACGAGTACGACCGCTGGGAGGTCGTCTTCGTCGACGACGGCTCGACCGACGGGAGCTACGAGACGCTCGCCGACATCCACGACGCCGACGCCCGATTCAAGGTCGTGAAGTTCCGCGGGAACTTCGGCCAGAGCCCGGCGATCGACGCCGGACTGGACTACGCCAAGGGCGACGTCGTCGTCACAATGGACTCCGACGGGCAGAACGACCCCGCGGACATCCCGAAGCTCGTCGCGAAACTCGACGAGGGCTACGACTGCGTCTCCGGATGGCGGAAGGACCGCGACGACCCCTTCACCAAGCGGTTCTTCTCGCGGTTCGCCTCGGGACTCCGGCAGCTCTTCCTCGGGACGGACCTCCACGACTACGGCTGTACGCTGAAGGCGTTCCGCCGACCGGCCGCGAAGGATATGGACCTCTCCGGGGAGATGCACCGCTACATCCCGGCGCTGTTGAACTGGCGGGGCTACCGCATCGCCGAGGTCGAGGTGAACCACCGGCCCCGCCGGAACGGCCAGACGAAGTACTCCTGGCAACGGCTCCCTAAGGGCTTTCTTGACCTGGTGAACGTCTGGTTCTGGCAGAAGTTCTCCGGCCGACCGCTGCATATCTTCGGTGGGTTGGGGATCCTGTCGATGGTCATCGGCACGGCCAGTGGCCTGTACTCGGCGTGGCTGAAGTTCGGGGCCGGCGCGAACCTCTCGGACACGGCGCTGCCGCTGTTCGCCGTGTTTATGGTGATGATCGGCGTCCAGTTCTTCATCTCCGGGATCCTGGCCGACATCGGGATCAAGGGGTACCAGCACGCGAAGGACGAGGAGCCGTATCGGGTTCGAGAAGTGCTTGATTAA
- a CDS encoding metal-dependent hydrolase, producing MPDLLTHVLLAYALGTLLAARHDWVRPAYVTMAMVGALVPDLNHVSALVADATVSEILGVPFDWGGLQTGGGVTLVLLVGVTIAEPGERYRVGPLLALGAVSHLVADAFIRLPDGRSQSVVWPLARYQPPSPGLYLSTDLWPLVTTAALAAVAWYAVRHRPRTE from the coding sequence ATGCCTGACCTCCTGACCCACGTCCTGCTCGCGTACGCGCTCGGGACGCTGCTGGCGGCCCGCCACGACTGGGTGAGGCCGGCGTACGTCACGATGGCGATGGTCGGCGCGCTGGTACCGGATCTGAATCACGTGAGCGCGCTGGTCGCGGACGCGACGGTGTCGGAGATACTGGGCGTCCCCTTCGACTGGGGTGGCCTCCAGACCGGCGGCGGCGTAACGCTCGTACTCCTCGTCGGGGTTACCATCGCCGAACCCGGCGAGCGGTACCGAGTCGGGCCGCTGCTGGCCCTCGGCGCGGTCTCTCACCTCGTCGCCGACGCGTTCATCCGACTCCCGGACGGGCGCTCGCAGTCGGTCGTCTGGCCGCTGGCGCGCTACCAGCCGCCGAGTCCGGGGCTGTATCTCAGCACGGACCTCTGGCCGCTCGTCACGACGGCTGCGCTCGCCGCCGTGGCGTGGTACGCGGTCCGGCACCGCCCACGGACGGAGTGA